Within Lolium rigidum isolate FL_2022 chromosome 5, APGP_CSIRO_Lrig_0.1, whole genome shotgun sequence, the genomic segment TATCATTCGCATCTTTATAATACAAAATGATGCTGAATTAGCACAATCCTACTATAGAGCTACAGAGTATACAATTTTCCATTTATTTCACTTGACTCTACACTACACATGAACAACATGACACATGACCGGAATAATACAGCAAAAAGTGCAAAAACAAAAGTATTAATAACGAACTAATAAGTACTTGAGTCACACGTATGCAACCGTGTTCATTCGTAGAGGTGAGCTGGGAGCTTGGGCTCCACAACAGCCTCAAGCGGGAACTTGCGCGGAGTAGACAGACCGAAGATCTCCTCCATGTTCAGCTCCACGCCATGTGGGAGCTTCCACTCGAAACCGTGCAGCAGGTTTGCCAAGCTCACCTGAATCACTTTAAGTCCCAGACTATACCCGGGGCACATCCTGCGTCCCGACCCGAACGGCAGCAGCTCATAGTCCTGCCCCTTGACGTCGAGCCTGCTGCCGAGGAACCGCTCCGGCATGAACTCCTCCGGCGCGTCCCACAGCTCTGGGTCACGCCCGATGGTCCACACGCTGACGAGCACCCTCGTGCCGGCAGGGATGTCGTAGCCACCGATGGAGGTGTCCTCGCGGGAGAGGCGGGGCACCAGCATCGGTGCCACCGGGTGCAGCCGCATCGTCTCCTTCACGATGGCATCAATGTAGGGGAGGCTCGGTATGTCCTTCTCAGTGACCCAACGGCCACGGCCGACGATGCGGTCCAGCTCCTCTGTCGCCTTGGCGAACACCTCGGGCTTCTTCAGGAGCTCCGAGAGAGCCCACTCCACCGTCACCGCTGAGCTTTCTGTGCCGCCAGCAATGAGATCCTGCACGTGCCAGGGTTAATATGAGAATGTTGCATCGTGATCTTAAACTGAGCAAACATTGAGCAGCTGATGTAACCGTTGTGATTACGTAATTAACTGCGTGCACACAGGTCTACTGTCTACAACTGAAATTTAGTGTGTTGCACGCACTTGCTTCTGAAATTAAATCATTTTGGTACAGTTTTTTTGGTGGAACTTCTTCACATATTTAGTACCTATCACTGCACTCGGTGGGGCGTACCTATCAGCAACAAGCCCGTTAGATTTTTCCCAGATTTGAGTGTTCAGATAAGTGGAAGCGGTTCTCACTGAAATTATTGGAGGCTGACACCCATAGCAAACGATGTACTAATAGTGACAAGACATCTATAAATCAGGCACAATCCAAATATTCTTGTTCCTTTTTCTGCTTTGAACGATGATGCTACTGATTTTGTTTTCACTCTGGCCAGCTACTGCAACTTTTAGTTCATTGTTAGGGAAGGAAAGCGCACTGACCTGAGTGAAAGCTTTGACGCCCTCCCTGTTGAGCTTGACCTCAAGATCGGGGTTGCTGGCGAACTGCAGCAGCACGTCGACCATGTCCTTGGCCACGAAGCTCTCGCCGTCGCGGCGGCGCTGCTCGCTGTGCTCCTCCACGACGTGCTCCAGGAAGCGGTCGAACATCTTGCtgagcttcttcatcctcttaatGTACCCCTGCAGGTCCATCCAGTCGAGGCACGGGATGGAGTCGCCGATGTTGAGCACGCCGTTGAGGAGGAAGAGCTCGTCGATCATCCACTTGAACTCGTCGGGCGTGGTGATCAGCGCGCCGCTCTCGTCCCTCACCTCCTTCTCGAGGTACTTCTTGCCCATGACCATGCGCGTGATCACGTTGAGGCTCACGGTGGACAGGTAGTCCTTGATCACCAGGGTGCGGCCGGCGCCGGCAGCGGTGGCGCCGCGATGCAGGTCGTGGAGGAGGGCGAGCACCTCCTCGCTGCGGATGTACTCGTAGGACTGGAGGCGCCTGGCGCTGAAGAGCTCGGTGAGGCACATCTTGCGGGCCTGGCGCCAGTAGGCGCCGTAGGGGGACCAGGTGATGTCGCTGTAGTTGTAGGTGGTGTGCTTGCCGGCGGCGAACTTGGGGCGGTCGGTGAATACCACGTCGTGGGTCTTGAGGAAGAACTTGGCCATCTCCACGGAGGAGCCGACGACGCAAGGGAAGGAGCCGAACTGGAGCTGCATGAGCGGGCCGTACTGCTTGGAGAGCTCGTGGATGGAGCGGTGCGGGAGCGCGCCGATGAGATTGAGGTTGCCGATGATCGGCCACGCCTTGGGACCCGGCGGGAGGTTGTACTTgcggctgctgcggcggcggaggacggccTTGAGAAAGATCACCGTGGTGAGCACGACAGCGAGGAAGGACACCCACTGAGGAAGCTCCATTGGGATGGAGAATTTGGCTGGCTTGCTGAGCAGGTACGTTGGTGATGTCTTCTGGGTTCTGGCTGACTCTTGAGCTGGTGAGATGGTGCTGCATCTGCGCGCCAGCTACTTATACTAGATGTCAAGGTGGAAGCTTAGATGTGACTTGGTTGGAAAGGACGGGGAAATCGGGAAAGGACTCGGGAAATTTTGACCAACATACTAAAAAATAACGAGATCACGCGGCCACACGGGATGCTGTGGAGGACGTGCCGGTCTGAGTCTCCTCCTTCGTCTGACGTCATGTATTTCTAGTTTGTTCTCCAGACTTGTTATGTGTGCCCAGCTCTCGTGCTGCTGGCGGGTCTGTGTGAGACTCTTGGTGTGTGCCCAGGCTTCGAGCTGCGGGCTGTGTTGTTTTGTTTTGCT encodes:
- the LOC124655416 gene encoding trimethyltridecatetraene synthase-like; translation: MELPQWVSFLAVVLTTVIFLKAVLRRRSSRKYNLPPGPKAWPIIGNLNLIGALPHRSIHELSKQYGPLMQLQFGSFPCVVGSSVEMAKFFLKTHDVVFTDRPKFAAGKHTTYNYSDITWSPYGAYWRQARKMCLTELFSARRLQSYEYIRSEEVLALLHDLHRGATAAGAGRTLVIKDYLSTVSLNVITRMVMGKKYLEKEVRDESGALITTPDEFKWMIDELFLLNGVLNIGDSIPCLDWMDLQGYIKRMKKLSKMFDRFLEHVVEEHSEQRRRDGESFVAKDMVDVLLQFASNPDLEVKLNREGVKAFTQDLIAGGTESSAVTVEWALSELLKKPEVFAKATEELDRIVGRGRWVTEKDIPSLPYIDAIVKETMRLHPVAPMLVPRLSREDTSIGGYDIPAGTRVLVSVWTIGRDPELWDAPEEFMPERFLGSRLDVKGQDYELLPFGSGRRMCPGYSLGLKVIQVSLANLLHGFEWKLPHGVELNMEEIFGLSTPRKFPLEAVVEPKLPAHLYE